The Pelmatolapia mariae isolate MD_Pm_ZW linkage group LG10_11, Pm_UMD_F_2, whole genome shotgun sequence genome includes a region encoding these proteins:
- the paqr7b gene encoding membrane progestin receptor alpha-B isoform X1 → MATVVMEQIGRLFINVQQLRQIPQLLESAFPTLPCTVKLSDVPWVFRERHIHTGYRQPDLSWRYYFLTLFQRHNETLNVWTHLLAALIILVKWQEISETVDFLRDPHAQPLFIVLLAAFTYLSFSALAHLLSAKSELSYYTFYFLDYVGVAVYQYGSALAHYYYAIEKELHTTVQGFFLPAAAFLAWLTCFGCCYGKYASPELPKLVLKLFQVVPSALAYCLDISPVVHRIYRCYQEGCSDPIVTYHFYHVLFFLISAYFFCCPHPESLFPGKCDFIGQGHQIFHVFVVVCTLVQIEALRTDFTVRRPLYERLHGDLAHDAVALFIFTACCSALTAFYVRQRVRASLHEKEEAGTSAFAFSHPVMSVLCVNHFHCWSIRFESWKKEKAASDLLLVCFGFFCMMNMYVPLRMSFGIYRG, encoded by the exons ATGGCAACGGTGGTGATGGAACAGATCGGTCGCCTGTTTATCAACGTGCAGCAGCTGCGGCAGATCCCTCAGCTGCTCGAGTCGGCCTTTCCAACCCTGCCTTGCACCGTAAAGCTGTCCGACGTTCCCTGGGTGTTCCGCGAGCGCCACATCCACACGGGGTACAGACAGCCGGACCTGAGCTGGCGGTACTACTTTCTCACCCTCTTCCAAAGGCACAACGAGACCCTCAACGTGTGGACCCATCTGCTGGCTGCCCTCATCATCTTGGTGAAGTGGCAGGAGATCTCGGAGACGGTGGACTTCTTGCGAGATCCTCACGCTCAGCCCCTCTTCATCGTGCTCCTGGCAGCTTTCACCTACCTCTCATTCAGTGCTCTCGCTCATCTCCTCTCTGCCAAGTCGGAGCTCTCCTACTACACCTTCTACTTCCTCGACTACGTGGGGGTTGCCGTTTACCAGTACGGGAGTGCTCTGGCACACTACTACTATGCTATAGAGAAAGAGTTGCACACTACTGTGCAAGGGTTCTTTTTGCCCGCTGCGGCATTCCTGGCTTGGCTCACGTGCTTCGGCTGCTGCTATGGCAAATATGCCAGTCCCGAGCTGCCCAAGCTGGTCCTCAAGCTCTTTCAAGTGGTGCCCTCAGCCTTGGCTTACTGCTTAGACATCAGCCCCGTAGTCCATCGCATTTACAGGTGCTACCAGGAGGGCTGCTCCGACCCGATTGTGACGTACCACTTCTACCACGTGCTCTTTTTCTTAATCAGCGCCTATTTCTTCTGCTGCCCTCACCCAGAGAGCTTGTTCCCTGGGAAGTGTGACTTCATCGGGCAGGGTCACCAGATCTTTCACGTGTTTGTGGTGGTTTGCACCCTGGTGCAGATTGAAGCGCTGCGAACAGACTTCACAGTGCGCCGCCCCTTGTACGAGCGTCTTCACGGGGATCTCGCGCACGACGCTGTGGCGCTCTTCATCTTCACTGCCTGCTGCAGCGCCCTCACCGCGTTTTACGTGCGCCAGCGCGTGCGGGCCTCTCTCCACGAGAAGGAAGA GGCTGGAACTTCAGCTTTTGCCTTTTCACATCCCGTGATGTCAGTGCTTTGCGTGAATCATTTTCATTGTTGGTCGATCAGATTCGAGTcgtggaaaaaggaaaaagctgcgTCTGACCTGCTTTTagtatgttttggttttttttgtatgatgAATATGTATGTGCCTCTACGCATGTCTTTTGGTATATACCGTGGATAA
- the paqr7b gene encoding membrane progestin receptor alpha-B isoform X2: MATVVMEQIGRLFINVQQLRQIPQLLESAFPTLPCTVKLSDVPWVFRERHIHTGYRQPDLSWRYYFLTLFQRHNETLNVWTHLLAALIILVKWQEISETVDFLRDPHAQPLFIVLLAAFTYLSFSALAHLLSAKSELSYYTFYFLDYVGVAVYQYGSALAHYYYAIEKELHTTVQGFFLPAAAFLAWLTCFGCCYGKYASPELPKLVLKLFQVVPSALAYCLDISPVVHRIYRCYQEGCSDPIVTYHFYHVLFFLISAYFFCCPHPESLFPGKCDFIGQGHQIFHVFVVVCTLVQIEALRTDFTVRRPLYERLHGDLAHDAVALFIFTACCSALTAFYVRQRVRASLHEKEE; encoded by the coding sequence ATGGCAACGGTGGTGATGGAACAGATCGGTCGCCTGTTTATCAACGTGCAGCAGCTGCGGCAGATCCCTCAGCTGCTCGAGTCGGCCTTTCCAACCCTGCCTTGCACCGTAAAGCTGTCCGACGTTCCCTGGGTGTTCCGCGAGCGCCACATCCACACGGGGTACAGACAGCCGGACCTGAGCTGGCGGTACTACTTTCTCACCCTCTTCCAAAGGCACAACGAGACCCTCAACGTGTGGACCCATCTGCTGGCTGCCCTCATCATCTTGGTGAAGTGGCAGGAGATCTCGGAGACGGTGGACTTCTTGCGAGATCCTCACGCTCAGCCCCTCTTCATCGTGCTCCTGGCAGCTTTCACCTACCTCTCATTCAGTGCTCTCGCTCATCTCCTCTCTGCCAAGTCGGAGCTCTCCTACTACACCTTCTACTTCCTCGACTACGTGGGGGTTGCCGTTTACCAGTACGGGAGTGCTCTGGCACACTACTACTATGCTATAGAGAAAGAGTTGCACACTACTGTGCAAGGGTTCTTTTTGCCCGCTGCGGCATTCCTGGCTTGGCTCACGTGCTTCGGCTGCTGCTATGGCAAATATGCCAGTCCCGAGCTGCCCAAGCTGGTCCTCAAGCTCTTTCAAGTGGTGCCCTCAGCCTTGGCTTACTGCTTAGACATCAGCCCCGTAGTCCATCGCATTTACAGGTGCTACCAGGAGGGCTGCTCCGACCCGATTGTGACGTACCACTTCTACCACGTGCTCTTTTTCTTAATCAGCGCCTATTTCTTCTGCTGCCCTCACCCAGAGAGCTTGTTCCCTGGGAAGTGTGACTTCATCGGGCAGGGTCACCAGATCTTTCACGTGTTTGTGGTGGTTTGCACCCTGGTGCAGATTGAAGCGCTGCGAACAGACTTCACAGTGCGCCGCCCCTTGTACGAGCGTCTTCACGGGGATCTCGCGCACGACGCTGTGGCGCTCTTCATCTTCACTGCCTGCTGCAGCGCCCTCACCGCGTTTTACGTGCGCCAGCGCGTGCGGGCCTCTCTCCACGAGAAGGAAGAGTGA
- the stmn1b gene encoding stathmin 1b, producing the protein MASSGDIQVKELNKRASGQAFEVILSPSTPDAKVDFLLSPLKKKETSLDEIKRKLDAAEERRRSHEAEVLKHLAEKREHEKEVIQKAIEESCNFSKLAQEKLNQKMEANKENRTARLAALNEKFKEKDKKLEEVRKNKEAMKERDN; encoded by the exons ATGGCAAGTTCTGGAG aCATCCAAGTGAAAGAGCTGAATAAGCGTGCATCGGGTCAAGCGTTTGAGGTCATCCTAAGCCCCTCGACCCCAGACGCTAAGGTGGATTTTCTGTTGTCCCCgttaaagaaaaaggaaacttCACTGGATGAGATTAAGAGGAAACTGGATGCTGCTGAAGAAAGACGCAGG agCCACGAAGCTGAAGTGCTGAAACATCTCGCTGAGAAGCGAGAGCACGAGAAGGAGGTCATCCAGAAGGCCATTGAGGAAAGCTGCAACTTTAGCAAGCTGGCCCAGGAGAAACTGAATCAGAAGATGGAGGCAAACAAAGAGAACCGCACTGCCAGGTTGGCAGCCCTCAATGAGAAGTTTAAGGAGAAG gACAAGAAGCTTGAAGAAGTGAGAAAGAACAAGGAGGCAATGAAAGAGCGAGATAATTAA